The following are encoded in a window of Archangium lipolyticum genomic DNA:
- a CDS encoding dienelactone hydrolase family protein, which produces MSRLLAALIILMASATSAAADFAFSNVQGPHGVGLTVSQMYDYSRVYKLRVDQITGAAIQGERARPMQVLRWYPTRRQGKPVTYRQYMETIATEENFTADAQAVRNATDTWLASQGAAPSHGALAKPMWAVRDAPALPGKYPVVIYAPSFSASAAENVDLCEYLASQGYVVLSSASLGARTRSMTIDLEGLEAQAADIAFLIATAQAMPQADMNRIAVVGFSWGGLANVLAAARDDRIGALVSLDGSLRGFPEFVNGGKDAAKYVTPARLAVPLLYVARRPDTLESLNQRQIDTSFSLMNQMKYSDVYIVTMHPMTHPDFSSIHLRFAPERAFEEYSRDEAALAHSWTARYVHQFLDAYLKNDTAARTFMNNSAAANKVPRHMLTLDVRRGDDTPPTLETFVRTLGKEGFARAIPTYDALHAKSEAFRLQDSQINTWGYQLLRGGRGKDAVEIFKLGIHVYPDNANLFDSLAEAQEKTGDRDQATRNYRRSLELNPKNGNAVERLKALGNTAGAQP; this is translated from the coding sequence ATGTCCCGACTCCTCGCAGCACTGATCATCCTGATGGCGAGCGCCACCAGCGCCGCCGCCGATTTTGCGTTTTCGAACGTGCAGGGCCCGCACGGCGTCGGCCTGACCGTCAGCCAGATGTACGACTACTCGCGCGTGTACAAGCTGCGCGTGGACCAGATCACGGGTGCGGCCATCCAGGGTGAGCGTGCGCGTCCGATGCAGGTGCTGCGCTGGTACCCCACGCGGCGCCAGGGCAAACCCGTGACCTACCGCCAGTACATGGAGACGATCGCGACCGAGGAGAACTTCACGGCCGACGCGCAGGCGGTGCGCAACGCAACCGACACCTGGCTCGCGAGCCAGGGCGCCGCCCCGTCGCATGGCGCACTCGCGAAGCCGATGTGGGCGGTGCGCGATGCCCCGGCACTGCCAGGCAAATATCCGGTCGTGATCTACGCGCCGAGCTTCAGCGCCAGCGCCGCCGAGAACGTGGACCTGTGCGAATATCTCGCGAGCCAGGGCTACGTCGTGCTGTCCAGCGCCTCGCTGGGAGCGCGCACGCGCTCGATGACGATCGACCTGGAGGGCCTGGAAGCGCAGGCGGCCGATATCGCATTCCTGATCGCGACCGCCCAGGCCATGCCGCAGGCGGACATGAACCGCATTGCCGTCGTCGGCTTCAGCTGGGGCGGACTTGCGAACGTACTGGCGGCAGCCAGGGACGACCGCATCGGCGCACTGGTCAGCCTGGACGGCTCGCTGCGCGGCTTCCCCGAATTCGTCAACGGCGGCAAGGACGCCGCGAAATACGTAACGCCAGCGCGTCTGGCGGTGCCGCTGCTGTACGTCGCGCGGCGCCCCGACACGCTCGAAAGCCTCAACCAGCGCCAGATCGACACCAGCTTCAGCCTGATGAACCAGATGAAGTATTCGGATGTGTACATCGTGACGATGCATCCGATGACACACCCGGACTTCTCCTCGATTCACCTGCGCTTCGCGCCGGAGCGAGCGTTCGAGGAGTATTCGCGCGATGAGGCGGCGCTCGCGCACAGCTGGACGGCGCGCTACGTCCACCAGTTCCTCGATGCCTACCTGAAGAACGATACGGCCGCGCGCACCTTCATGAACAATTCCGCCGCCGCGAACAAGGTACCGCGCCACATGCTGACGCTCGACGTGCGCCGCGGCGACGACACGCCACCCACACTGGAAACGTTCGTGCGCACGCTGGGCAAGGAAGGCTTCGCGCGGGCCATCCCCACCTACGACGCGCTGCATGCGAAGTCCGAAGCCTTCCGGCTCCAGGACTCGCAGATCAACACATGGGGCTACCAGTTGCTGCGCGGCGGCCGAGGCAAGGATGCAGTGGAGATCTTCAAGCTCGGCATCCACGTCTATCCGGACAACGCGAACCTGTTCGACAGCCTGGCCGAAGCGCAGGAAAAGACGGGGGACCGTGACCAGGCGACCCGCAACTACCGGCGCTCACTGGAACTGAACCCGAAAAACGGCAACGCGGTCGAACGCCTGAAAGCGCTGGGGAATACCGCGGGCGCCCAGCCCTGA
- a CDS encoding ABC transporter ATP-binding protein: protein MGDRDFNDLAELRNRKIGFIFQAFNLIPVLNVLENIEFPCLIGDEPRRTLRERAERVAADVGLSQFLHHRPDELSGGQRQRVAIARALVTQPQLVLADEPTANLDSATSEQILDLMEELNRTRRVTFLFSTHDPRVMRRARRVVRIADGVLVDGTAEARHETRALEMA, encoded by the coding sequence GTGGGGGACCGCGACTTCAACGACCTGGCCGAGCTGCGCAACCGGAAGATCGGCTTCATCTTCCAGGCCTTCAACCTCATCCCCGTGCTGAACGTGCTGGAGAACATCGAGTTCCCCTGCCTCATCGGTGACGAGCCGAGGCGGACGCTGCGCGAGCGCGCCGAGCGCGTGGCCGCGGACGTGGGGTTGTCGCAGTTCCTGCACCACCGCCCGGACGAGCTGTCCGGCGGCCAGCGGCAGCGCGTGGCCATCGCACGGGCACTCGTCACCCAGCCGCAGCTGGTGCTCGCCGACGAACCCACCGCGAACCTGGACTCCGCCACCAGCGAGCAGATTCTGGACCTGATGGAGGAGCTCAACCGCACCCGCCGCGTCACCTTCCTCTTCTCCACGCATGACCCACGGGTGATGCGCCGCGCCCGCCGGGTGGTGCGGATTGCCGATGGGGTGCTGGTGGACGGCACCGCCGAGGCACGGCACGAGACACGGGCGCTGGAGATGGCCTGA